Proteins encoded within one genomic window of Mesobacillus subterraneus:
- the hag gene encoding flagellin Hag — MRINHNIAALNTYRQLNSANGAQSKSMEKLSSGLRINRAGDDAAGLAISEKMRGQIRGLDQASRNAQDGISLIQTAEGALNETHSILQRMRELAVQASNDTNTGVDRGEIQKEINSLTSEINRIGNTTEFNTQTLLDGSKTGTTALNFQIGANGLQSMTVDIEDMRADNLGISTTAATAATISINGTAATIAFTTTTVVSNGTNNTTVEKALDVSSHDKATVAIEVINKAIETVSGERSKLGAYQNRLEHTINNLGTSSENLTAAESRIRDVDMAKEMMSQTKNSILSQAAQAMLAQANQQPQGVLQLLR; from the coding sequence ATGAGAATCAATCATAATATTGCGGCACTTAACACATACCGTCAGTTAAACAGTGCAAATGGAGCTCAGTCAAAGTCAATGGAGAAATTATCTTCAGGTCTTCGTATCAACCGTGCAGGTGACGATGCTGCTGGTTTAGCAATCTCTGAAAAAATGCGTGGACAAATCCGCGGTTTAGATCAAGCTTCACGTAACGCTCAAGATGGTATTTCATTAATTCAAACAGCTGAAGGGGCATTGAATGAAACGCATAGCATTCTACAGCGTATGAGAGAGTTAGCTGTACAAGCATCTAACGATACTAACACAGGTGTAGACCGTGGGGAAATCCAAAAAGAAATCAATTCTTTAACATCTGAAATTAACCGAATCGGTAATACCACAGAATTTAACACTCAAACTCTACTTGACGGCTCTAAAACTGGTACAACCGCATTGAACTTCCAAATTGGTGCAAATGGACTTCAAAGCATGACAGTTGATATTGAAGATATGCGTGCAGATAATCTAGGAATTTCAACAACTGCTGCAACTGCTGCTACTATTTCAATTAATGGAACGGCTGCAACAATTGCGTTTACAACTACTACCGTTGTTTCAAATGGAACAAACAATACTACTGTTGAAAAAGCTCTAGATGTTTCTAGTCATGATAAGGCAACTGTAGCAATTGAAGTTATTAATAAAGCTATCGAAACTGTATCCGGTGAGCGTTCAAAACTTGGTGCATACCAAAATCGTTTGGAGCACACAATTAATAACTTAGGTACATCTTCAGAAAACCTAACTGCAGCTGAATCACGCATTAGGGACGTCGATATGGCTAAGGAAATGATGTCTCAAACTAAAAATTCAATATTATCTCAAGCTGCCCAAGCGATGCTTGCTCAAGCAAACCAACAACCTCAGGGTGTTTTGCAGCTTTTACGTTAA
- a CDS encoding DUF6470 family protein — protein MMQFPQIRLQSTFAQTEIGTQQSKLEIEQPRPVLSIQQPAAELNIDRKPARLTIDQTVARSDMDLKHISRRIEEAAQQGYQDWLAGLARVSQDGDELMMIENGGHPIANQAKLNSESSMLDFNIGWIPSAGSVKLGYDPGKVEINWKTKRPVIESQINKPVISYTPGKAEVSLKQHPSLEIDFVNLKHVGINYEQSI, from the coding sequence ATGATGCAATTTCCTCAAATACGTTTGCAATCAACTTTTGCCCAGACAGAAATCGGAACTCAGCAATCAAAGCTTGAAATAGAGCAGCCAAGACCGGTATTGAGCATCCAGCAGCCGGCTGCCGAGTTAAATATTGACCGTAAGCCGGCGAGACTGACGATTGACCAAACCGTGGCGCGTTCTGATATGGATTTAAAGCATATTTCCCGCAGGATTGAAGAGGCGGCACAGCAGGGTTACCAAGATTGGCTCGCTGGTCTCGCGCGTGTGTCCCAGGATGGCGATGAATTGATGATGATTGAGAATGGCGGTCATCCGATAGCAAACCAGGCAAAGTTAAACAGTGAGTCATCGATGCTTGATTTTAATATTGGCTGGATTCCCTCCGCTGGTAGTGTGAAGTTAGGATATGACCCTGGCAAAGTCGAGATTAACTGGAAAACAAAACGGCCAGTGATTGAAAGTCAAATCAATAAGCCAGTGATCAGTTATACGCCAGGCAAAGCCGAGGTCAGCTTGAAGCAGCATCCATCGTTAGAAATCGATTTTGTTAATCTAAAGCATGTCGGAATTAATTATGAACAATCTATTTAA
- a CDS encoding flagellar protein FlgN has protein sequence MSAESLTVIMNKMLKLHKSLYELTVKKTDIVKKGDTAALDQLLKDEQAHMAVINKLEQERQAVSKSIFPDASLQEIAEEHPAEKDQLLTIKAELLKVISEIKARNELNQQLIHQSLQFINFSKSLVMPQEKEINYGPPAGKKAKPGQSPGMFNSKA, from the coding sequence ATGTCTGCTGAATCACTTACTGTCATCATGAATAAAATGCTTAAATTGCATAAAAGCCTTTACGAATTGACCGTAAAGAAAACGGATATCGTGAAAAAAGGAGACACAGCTGCCCTCGATCAGCTTTTGAAAGATGAGCAGGCGCATATGGCGGTGATCAATAAACTGGAGCAAGAGCGGCAGGCGGTGTCTAAAAGTATTTTCCCTGATGCGTCTCTACAGGAGATAGCCGAGGAACATCCTGCGGAGAAAGATCAGCTGTTAACAATTAAAGCAGAACTATTAAAGGTCATTTCAGAAATAAAGGCTCGAAATGAATTGAATCAGCAATTGATCCATCAGTCACTGCAATTCATCAATTTTTCAAAAAGTCTTGTGATGCCGCAGGAAAAGGAAATCAATTACGGACCACCAGCCGGCAAAAAAGCAAAGCCTGGTCAATCACCGGGAATGTTCAACTCAAAAGCATAA
- a CDS encoding response regulator — MTTKIVIIDDHQLFREGVKRILDFEPSFKVVAEGDDGSEAISLVEQHQPDVIIMDINMPNTNGVEATGELIEKYPEAKVIILSIHDDENYVTHALKTGATGYLLKEMDADALVEAVKVVADGGSYLHPRVTHNLVKEYRRLSADERGSDKYISPVEIRRPLHLLTRRECEVLQLLADGKSNRGIGEALFISEKTVKNHVSNILQKMNVNDRTQAVVVAIKNGWVEVR, encoded by the coding sequence ATGACAACAAAGATTGTCATTATTGACGACCATCAACTTTTCAGAGAAGGGGTAAAACGGATCCTTGATTTTGAACCGTCATTCAAAGTGGTTGCAGAAGGTGATGACGGCAGCGAAGCTATTTCGCTAGTAGAGCAGCACCAGCCAGATGTAATCATCATGGATATCAATATGCCTAATACGAATGGTGTTGAAGCGACCGGTGAATTGATTGAGAAATATCCTGAAGCTAAAGTCATCATCTTATCAATTCACGATGACGAAAACTATGTGACTCATGCTTTGAAGACAGGGGCAACAGGCTATTTATTAAAAGAGATGGATGCAGACGCACTGGTTGAAGCAGTTAAAGTGGTTGCTGATGGCGGTTCATACTTGCATCCGCGAGTCACACACAATCTGGTGAAAGAATATCGCCGATTATCCGCGGATGAGCGTGGATCTGATAAGTACATATCCCCGGTTGAAATTCGCCGGCCACTCCACCTGCTGACTCGCCGTGAATGCGAAGTCCTTCAGCTTCTTGCTGATGGCAAGAGTAACAGAGGCATTGGCGAAGCGCTATTCATCAGTGAGAAGACAGTTAAGAACCATGTAAGCAACATCCTGCAAAAAATGAATGTAAATGATCGTACTCAGGCTGTAGTCGTTGCAATCAAGAACGGTTGGGTTGAAGTAAGATAA
- a CDS encoding ComF family protein, which translates to MNRNRCLICHAEIEYALSWRALFGNEDAPKVCGECEDDFTLITGEICEMCGRPFAFLQEEYRVENVCFDCKRWEEDEHWSGSLDQSRSLYRYNDFAKDVIAKFKFRGDYVLAEVFAPDLKEALQAYQYDYIVPIPLSEERLYERGFNQAEALITTAGLEPTHLLSRIHTEKQSKKSRSERIHLQQVFKLDTSLNLDSKTILLIDDIYTTGSTLRHAAKILKENGAAKVYSFTLAR; encoded by the coding sequence ATGAATAGGAATCGTTGTCTGATATGCCATGCTGAGATTGAATATGCTTTGTCATGGAGGGCTCTTTTTGGGAATGAAGATGCGCCAAAGGTTTGTGGAGAATGCGAAGATGACTTTACGCTAATCACAGGGGAAATATGTGAAATGTGCGGCAGGCCATTTGCCTTTTTGCAAGAGGAGTATAGAGTGGAGAATGTATGCTTTGATTGCAAGCGATGGGAGGAGGACGAGCATTGGAGCGGGAGCCTTGATCAAAGTCGTTCGCTGTATCGCTATAACGATTTTGCAAAAGACGTGATTGCAAAATTCAAATTCCGCGGGGACTATGTGCTAGCAGAAGTTTTTGCTCCAGATCTAAAGGAGGCTTTGCAAGCTTACCAATATGATTATATTGTACCGATCCCGCTAAGCGAAGAACGACTCTACGAAAGAGGCTTTAATCAGGCAGAAGCTCTTATCACCACTGCTGGTCTCGAACCAACACACCTCCTCTCCAGAATCCACACCGAAAAACAGTCAAAAAAATCGCGTTCAGAACGAATTCATTTGCAGCAAGTATTCAAATTGGATACAAGTCTAAATCTTGACAGTAAAACAATCTTACTAATTGACGATATATATACCACAGGCTCAACGCTGAGACATGCAGCCAAAATATTGAAAGAAAACGGAGCGGCGAAGGTGTATTCATTCACTTTGGCACGCTAG
- a CDS encoding TIGR03826 family flagellar region protein has product MDLQNCPKCDSLYVKNKFRDVCEKCWREEEAAYDTVAKYMRKRENRAATVVQVVEATGVQEDLILKFIRSGRFQLTQFPNFGYPCDKCGAVIREGRLCASCAGELMADLRTVQKEEQRKKELAKRATFFTHRD; this is encoded by the coding sequence TTGGACCTTCAAAATTGCCCTAAATGCGATTCGCTTTATGTCAAAAATAAATTTCGTGATGTATGTGAAAAATGCTGGAGAGAAGAAGAGGCAGCATATGATACTGTGGCTAAATACATGAGGAAGCGGGAGAACCGTGCAGCGACCGTCGTGCAAGTTGTGGAAGCGACAGGTGTCCAGGAAGACTTGATATTAAAATTCATCAGGTCTGGTAGGTTCCAGCTGACTCAATTTCCTAATTTCGGTTATCCTTGTGATAAGTGTGGTGCGGTGATTCGTGAAGGCAGGCTCTGCGCGTCGTGCGCGGGAGAGCTTATGGCTGACTTGCGCACAGTTCAAAAAGAAGAGCAGCGAAAGAAAGAACTGGCAAAGCGTGCGACTTTTTTCACACACCGAGATTAG
- the flgM gene encoding flagellar biosynthesis anti-sigma factor FlgM — translation MKINNNIGPSGINPYKRQMNKLDAAANTQNKKADKVEISSTAKEMQQLSQVSLDRKQKVEELKIQVENGTYKLDSKETAKSILNFYHKK, via the coding sequence ATGAAAATTAACAATAATATAGGCCCATCAGGGATCAATCCATATAAGCGCCAGATGAACAAACTGGATGCAGCAGCAAACACCCAAAATAAAAAGGCTGATAAAGTAGAGATTTCTTCGACTGCAAAAGAAATGCAGCAGCTTTCCCAGGTTTCTTTGGATCGGAAGCAAAAGGTTGAGGAATTGAAAATCCAGGTGGAAAACGGTACGTATAAACTGGATTCAAAAGAAACAGCAAAGAGTATACTGAATTTCTATCATAAAAAATAG
- the flgL gene encoding flagellar hook-associated protein FlgL produces MRITQSMLSSNSLRNLSESYRRMGQYQDQLSTGKKITKPSDDPVVAMKGMFYRSGLTEVEQYKRNLSELYLWMENSEAGIEQANNGLQRVRELVIQGKTGSLSPTDREAIAREVEQIKNDLVQVANTQVSCRYIYHGTDTDNPPVPNGNPPTVAANLADPAINTYKVEISRGVSLRANVNPANVFNQEMFDVVQGIQTALEQAKPADLDGLLGRLDNAMDSLSAERSELGARYNRLEMIDDRISQQEVMANRVLSDNEDADIERVITDLKTQESVHRAALGVGARILQPTLLDFLR; encoded by the coding sequence ATGCGCATAACACAATCAATGCTTTCTTCCAATTCATTGAGAAACTTGAGCGAAAGCTACCGCCGTATGGGGCAGTACCAAGATCAGCTTTCTACAGGTAAAAAAATTACTAAGCCTTCCGATGATCCGGTTGTAGCGATGAAAGGGATGTTTTATCGCTCAGGATTGACTGAAGTTGAGCAGTATAAGCGGAACCTTTCTGAACTTTATTTGTGGATGGAGAATTCTGAAGCTGGGATTGAACAGGCTAATAATGGTTTGCAGCGAGTTCGTGAGCTGGTTATTCAGGGGAAGACTGGATCATTGAGTCCTACGGACCGAGAGGCGATTGCCCGTGAGGTTGAACAAATTAAAAACGATCTGGTACAGGTAGCTAACACGCAAGTTTCCTGCCGATACATTTATCATGGGACTGATACTGACAATCCGCCAGTACCAAATGGAAATCCTCCAACCGTTGCTGCAAACCTTGCCGACCCAGCCATTAATACTTATAAGGTTGAGATTTCACGTGGTGTCTCATTAAGAGCCAATGTGAATCCGGCAAATGTATTTAACCAGGAAATGTTTGATGTAGTACAGGGAATCCAGACTGCACTGGAGCAAGCTAAGCCTGCTGACTTAGATGGCTTGCTTGGAAGACTAGATAATGCAATGGACAGTCTTTCTGCTGAACGTTCAGAGCTTGGGGCTCGCTACAACCGTCTTGAAATGATTGATGACCGTATTAGCCAGCAGGAAGTAATGGCTAATAGAGTTCTCTCAGATAATGAAGACGCTGATATTGAGCGTGTCATTACCGATTTAAAGACACAAGAAAGTGTCCATCGGGCTGCGCTTGGAGTCGGTGCCCGTATTCTGCAGCCGACGCTATTAGACTTTTTAAGATAA
- the csrA gene encoding carbon storage regulator CsrA produces the protein MLVLTRKNGESIKIGDDIEITIISSKNDQVKIGINAPKNIDVFRKEIFDQIQSENKQASKDISSLIQFMKKE, from the coding sequence ATGCTAGTACTTACAAGAAAAAACGGTGAAAGCATAAAAATCGGTGATGATATTGAAATCACAATTATATCTTCTAAAAATGATCAAGTAAAAATAGGCATCAATGCACCAAAAAACATTGACGTATTTCGAAAAGAAATTTTTGACCAAATTCAAAGTGAAAACAAACAAGCATCCAAAGATATATCGTCACTTATTCAATTTATGAAAAAAGAATAA
- the fliW gene encoding flagellar assembly protein FliW — protein sequence MKINTKYHGEVEVEDILTFQKGIPGFVEEKQFSLLPLSDDESYFVLQSVSTPGLAFVLTNPFHFMKEYDFKLEDATVEELNLESEKDVAVYSVLTVQDPFEKTTANLQAPIIINQRNRKAKQVILHDEQYKTKHPIFKKAKAKG from the coding sequence ATGAAAATTAACACAAAGTATCATGGTGAAGTAGAAGTTGAAGATATTCTAACTTTTCAAAAAGGAATACCGGGTTTTGTTGAAGAAAAGCAATTTTCTTTGCTGCCCTTGTCTGATGACGAATCCTATTTTGTCCTCCAATCCGTATCGACCCCAGGACTGGCATTTGTGTTAACTAATCCGTTCCATTTTATGAAAGAGTATGACTTCAAGCTGGAAGATGCGACGGTCGAGGAATTGAATCTGGAGAGCGAGAAGGATGTCGCAGTCTATTCCGTCCTCACCGTTCAGGATCCATTCGAAAAAACAACCGCAAACCTTCAGGCGCCAATTATCATTAATCAGAGAAACCGCAAGGCAAAGCAAGTCATCCTGCACGATGAACAATACAAGACCAAACACCCAATCTTTAAAAAAGCAAAAGCGAAGGGGTGA
- the sda gene encoding sporulation histidine kinase inhibitor Sda produces MVTITLLWELSDEKLIEAYQQATLLNLDEPFIEMLIEELDTRGLEIKINAYVS; encoded by the coding sequence GTGGTCACAATTACTTTACTTTGGGAACTGTCAGATGAAAAACTAATCGAAGCATACCAACAGGCTACTCTATTGAATTTAGATGAACCCTTTATAGAAATGTTAATAGAAGAGTTAGATACCAGAGGACTTGAGATTAAAATTAATGCATATGTTTCATAA
- the flgK gene encoding flagellar hook-associated protein FlgK: MRSTFMGLETARRGMFTQQSALHTTGHNISNANTPGYTRQRINFEQTEPYPNASLNRPQIPGQVGTGVKAGSIQRVRESFLDIQYRSENNKLGYWETRAEAYNKLEEVLNEPSESGLSKTMDQFWQSLQDLAVNPTNPGARSVVRQRGIAVAETFNYLHNSLSSIKRDLKNEVSVTEKEINSLTYQISKINGQIADVEPHGYLPNDLYDERDRLIDQLASLVNIKVDYTNSGGGSLKMADGQAVIKMVSDSGKELGILVSGDRNNNLTVNFDGADESVKTLSIGDSKFNFTELNSTGKLKALVDSYGYEANGKVAGVYPEMMTELDNLAFTFATEFNNVHKDGMSPNDIANKTKAGNAFFADSENADLQRKGFASRIQLADAINQSLDNIATADGSDIANATIGDSTNILKLANIINDNFDYAGDNEQANFRNYYEGVIGGMAVKSQEAVRLTQNSGSLRESVENRRKSVSSVSLDEEMTNMIQFQHAYNASARMITLQDEMLDKIINGMGTAGR, encoded by the coding sequence ATGCGTTCAACCTTTATGGGATTAGAAACAGCGCGCCGCGGAATGTTCACGCAGCAGAGCGCTTTGCATACAACAGGACACAATATATCAAATGCCAACACGCCTGGTTACACACGCCAGCGTATTAATTTCGAACAGACAGAGCCATACCCGAATGCATCATTAAATCGACCTCAGATTCCCGGTCAGGTTGGTACAGGTGTCAAGGCTGGGTCGATTCAGCGTGTGAGGGAAAGCTTTTTGGATATCCAGTACCGCAGTGAAAATAATAAATTGGGATACTGGGAAACTAGGGCAGAGGCTTATAACAAACTTGAGGAAGTGCTGAATGAGCCTTCCGAGTCAGGCCTTTCCAAAACAATGGACCAGTTCTGGCAGTCGCTGCAGGATTTAGCGGTGAACCCGACGAATCCTGGAGCGCGATCTGTCGTTCGTCAGCGTGGAATTGCAGTAGCTGAAACGTTCAATTATCTTCATAATTCTCTTTCTTCCATTAAAAGAGATTTGAAGAATGAGGTTTCTGTTACTGAAAAAGAAATCAATTCGTTAACTTATCAGATTAGTAAGATTAACGGTCAGATAGCAGATGTCGAACCACATGGATATTTGCCAAATGATTTATATGATGAGCGCGACCGTTTGATCGATCAATTAGCGTCACTGGTGAATATTAAAGTTGATTACACAAACTCAGGTGGCGGCTCACTTAAAATGGCTGATGGACAGGCAGTCATCAAGATGGTCAGTGACAGCGGGAAAGAGCTAGGGATCCTTGTCAGCGGTGACCGTAATAACAACCTGACTGTAAACTTTGATGGCGCTGATGAATCGGTTAAGACGTTATCTATTGGCGATTCTAAGTTTAACTTTACAGAATTAAATTCAACAGGAAAGCTTAAAGCTTTAGTAGATTCATATGGGTATGAAGCAAATGGCAAGGTGGCTGGAGTTTATCCTGAAATGATGACTGAGTTGGATAACCTTGCATTTACCTTTGCGACGGAGTTTAACAATGTGCACAAGGATGGAATGAGCCCGAATGACATTGCTAACAAGACGAAGGCTGGTAACGCATTTTTTGCTGATTCCGAGAATGCTGATCTTCAACGTAAAGGGTTCGCAAGCAGGATTCAGTTGGCAGATGCAATCAATCAGAGCTTGGATAACATCGCAACTGCTGATGGGTCAGACATTGCGAATGCGACAATCGGTGATTCTACGAATATCTTAAAGCTTGCAAATATCATTAATGATAATTTTGATTATGCCGGAGATAACGAACAAGCCAACTTCCGTAATTACTATGAAGGTGTAATCGGCGGCATGGCAGTTAAGTCGCAAGAAGCTGTCCGGCTTACTCAAAATAGCGGCTCACTGAGAGAGTCGGTGGAAAATCGCCGGAAGTCAGTCAGCTCAGTATCGTTAGACGAAGAAATGACAAATATGATCCAGTTCCAGCATGCCTACAACGCATCAGCCCGGATGATTACCCTCCAGGACGAAATGCTCGATAAAATCATCAACGGCATGGGAACCGCAGGAAGATAG
- a CDS encoding DegV family protein, translating into MKTAVITDSTAYIPKELREKWNIHMIPLSVIFDHETYREEIDISAEEFYEEVKQRELPTTSMPPIGEFVELFEKLAKDYDSVISIHLSSGISGTYQGAVSAGEMVEGIKVYPFDSEISAMVQGFYALEAAELAEQGVEPEKIIERLNEVKKSIRAYFMVDDLSHLQRGGRLSSAQALIGSLLQVKPLLHFEDKKIVPYEKVRTRKKAMNRVVELLAEDANSGGEYRAVVIHANREAEALEWKSELEAQFPNVEFMLSYFGPVIGTHLGEGSMGMGWYKK; encoded by the coding sequence ATGAAAACGGCAGTTATCACGGATAGCACTGCGTACATCCCGAAGGAGTTACGGGAGAAATGGAATATCCACATGATTCCGTTGAGCGTGATTTTCGATCATGAGACATATAGAGAAGAAATAGATATTAGTGCTGAAGAGTTTTATGAGGAAGTGAAGCAGCGCGAGCTACCCACAACGTCGATGCCACCAATTGGTGAGTTCGTCGAGCTTTTTGAAAAATTGGCTAAGGATTACGATTCGGTCATCAGCATCCATTTGTCCAGCGGTATTAGCGGCACGTACCAGGGTGCTGTGAGTGCAGGCGAAATGGTTGAGGGTATAAAAGTATATCCATTTGATTCCGAAATCAGCGCAATGGTCCAAGGTTTCTATGCTCTGGAAGCTGCAGAACTGGCTGAGCAGGGTGTGGAGCCTGAGAAGATCATCGAGCGTTTGAATGAAGTGAAGAAATCCATCCGTGCTTACTTCATGGTGGATGATTTAAGTCACCTTCAGCGCGGCGGCCGGTTATCCAGTGCCCAGGCACTGATTGGAAGCCTGTTGCAGGTGAAGCCTTTGCTTCATTTTGAGGACAAGAAGATTGTTCCGTATGAAAAGGTCCGTACACGTAAAAAAGCAATGAACCGGGTCGTCGAATTGTTAGCGGAAGATGCGAACAGCGGCGGCGAGTACCGCGCGGTCGTCATCCATGCCAATCGTGAAGCAGAAGCACTTGAATGGAAAAGCGAGCTGGAAGCTCAATTCCCGAATGTTGAATTCATGTTAAGCTACTTCGGTCCGGTCATCGGAACCCATCTTGGAGAAGGATCGATGGGGATGGGCTGGTACAAGAAGTAA
- a CDS encoding DEAD/DEAH box helicase → MEVPQSPLLSTDRFFQYNPQLQETLTGKQLLLEELPVSKEEIQKHHDHGYVIYRNGINRERLSCTRCGTTDPSWFAEFPCVRCGKVELYCRKCLMMGRVSECTLLVSWAGPMLDFEKISEPLRWGGQLSAGQKAASRRVAEAVGNSAELLVWAVAGAGKTEVLFAGIAQALSTGKRVCVATPRTDVVLELAPRFQKVFPDLKVAALYGGSEDRDQFAQLTIATTHQLLRFYRAFDVMIVDEVDAFPYSIDETLQYAVQQSRKPTSSLIYLTATPNKQWQKECRIGKWDFVTIPARYHRHPLPVPRFEWSGNWEKKLSKRKLPPNIIKWVEARLASGKQALIFAPKITAMKKILTILLQLNPLFESVHAEDPDRKDKVMKLRNKNITILLTTTILERGVTIPNIDVAVIGSEDRIFTESALVQIAGRAGRSAEYPSGDVTFFHYGKTEAMMSARSQIMMMNREGVKKGLIDV, encoded by the coding sequence ATGGAAGTTCCTCAGTCCCCCTTGTTATCCACAGATCGTTTTTTTCAATATAATCCCCAACTGCAAGAAACGCTGACGGGGAAACAGCTTCTGCTTGAGGAATTGCCTGTTTCGAAGGAGGAAATACAGAAGCACCATGACCATGGGTATGTAATTTATCGAAACGGTATCAATCGAGAGCGATTGTCCTGCACAAGATGCGGCACGACAGATCCTTCGTGGTTTGCGGAGTTTCCCTGTGTGCGTTGTGGAAAAGTAGAGCTCTACTGCCGGAAGTGTTTGATGATGGGGAGGGTGAGTGAGTGTACGCTGCTTGTCAGCTGGGCAGGTCCAATGCTGGACTTTGAAAAAATTTCAGAACCGCTTCGTTGGGGAGGGCAATTATCAGCAGGACAGAAGGCTGCTTCCCGACGAGTTGCGGAAGCTGTGGGAAACTCAGCAGAGCTACTGGTATGGGCAGTTGCAGGGGCTGGTAAAACGGAAGTGTTATTTGCCGGAATCGCCCAGGCTTTATCCACAGGCAAGCGGGTATGCGTGGCGACGCCAAGGACAGATGTGGTTCTTGAGCTGGCTCCTCGTTTTCAAAAGGTTTTCCCGGATTTAAAGGTTGCCGCTCTCTATGGTGGGAGTGAAGACCGCGATCAATTTGCTCAGCTTACTATCGCGACAACGCATCAGCTGCTCCGCTTTTACAGGGCGTTCGACGTTATGATTGTGGATGAAGTCGATGCCTTCCCTTATTCCATTGATGAAACCCTTCAATATGCCGTGCAGCAATCCAGAAAACCAACTTCCTCCTTGATTTATTTAACTGCAACCCCAAACAAACAATGGCAAAAAGAATGCCGGATAGGAAAATGGGATTTCGTCACTATACCTGCTCGATACCACCGACATCCATTGCCTGTGCCTAGATTTGAATGGTCAGGGAACTGGGAGAAAAAGCTATCTAAGCGCAAACTTCCCCCGAATATCATTAAGTGGGTAGAAGCTAGATTAGCGAGCGGGAAACAAGCATTGATTTTTGCCCCGAAGATCACCGCCATGAAAAAAATCCTCACGATCCTTCTTCAGTTAAATCCTCTCTTTGAATCAGTCCATGCTGAAGATCCAGACAGAAAAGATAAAGTAATGAAACTCAGAAATAAAAATATCACCATATTGCTCACCACCACTATTCTTGAACGGGGTGTTACCATCCCTAATATCGATGTAGCTGTCATCGGCTCAGAGGACAGGATTTTTACCGAGAGCGCTCTTGTTCAGATTGCCGGGAGAGCGGGGAGAAGTGCGGAATACCCGTCAGGTGATGTGACATTTTTTCATTATGGCAAAACAGAAGCGATGATGAGTGCTCGCAGTCAAATTATGATGATGAACAGAGAAGGCGTAAAAAAAGGACTGATTGATGTATGA